Proteins co-encoded in one uncultured Bacteroides sp. genomic window:
- a CDS encoding sugar kinase, which yields MGKKVVTFGEIMLRLATPGYLRFSQAKEFNATFGGGEANVAVSLANYGLETEFVTRLPKNDIAESCIMDLRSHSVGTKEIIFGGDRVGIYFLETGAVARASKVVYDRANSSISTIQPGMINWKEVFKDAEWFHWTGITPALSQGAADACLEAIKVANEMGVTVSTDLNFRKNLWKYGKTASEVMPALVEGCDVILGNEEDCEKVFGVKPEGFDVAATKGEVNAAEFESVCTQMMKKFPRAKKVIVTLRGSINANHNTWGGVLYSDGSLKQSKRYDITHIVDRVGGGDSFMGGLIYGLISYPNDDQKALEFAVAASCLKHTIYGDFNLVTVSEVENLMGGDGSGRVSR from the coding sequence ATGGGAAAGAAAGTTGTTACTTTTGGGGAAATTATGTTGCGTCTGGCAACTCCCGGTTATTTAAGATTTTCACAAGCAAAGGAATTTAATGCTACATTTGGTGGTGGAGAAGCAAATGTTGCTGTTTCTTTGGCAAACTATGGCTTGGAAACTGAATTTGTGACTCGCCTACCTAAAAATGACATCGCAGAATCTTGCATCATGGACCTTCGTTCACACAGCGTTGGAACAAAAGAAATTATCTTCGGTGGTGACCGTGTAGGTATTTATTTCCTTGAAACAGGTGCTGTTGCTCGTGCTTCAAAAGTAGTTTACGACCGTGCCAACTCTTCTATTTCAACTATCCAACCAGGAATGATTAACTGGAAGGAAGTATTTAAAGATGCTGAGTGGTTCCACTGGACTGGTATTACTCCAGCTTTGTCACAAGGTGCTGCTGACGCTTGTCTTGAAGCAATCAAAGTTGCTAACGAAATGGGTGTTACTGTTTCTACAGACTTGAACTTCCGTAAAAACCTTTGGAAATATGGTAAAACTGCATCTGAAGTTATGCCTGCGTTAGTAGAAGGTTGTGATGTTATCCTTGGTAACGAAGAAGACTGCGAAAAAGTATTTGGTGTAAAACCAGAAGGCTTTGATGTAGCTGCTACAAAAGGTGAAGTTAATGCTGCTGAATTTGAATCAGTATGTACTCAGATGATGAAGAAATTCCCACGTGCTAAGAAGGTAATTGTTACTCTGCGTGGTTCTATCAATGCAAACCACAATACTTGGGGGGGTGTTCTTTACTCTGACGGTTCATTGAAACAATCTAAGAGATATGATATCACACACATTGTTGACCGTGTAGGTGGTGGTGACTCATTTATGGGCGGCCTTATCTATGGTTTGATTTCTTATCCTAACGATGATCAGAAAGCTTTGGAATTTGCAGTTGCAGCTTCTTGTTTGAAACATACAATCTATGGTGACTTCAATTTAGTTACTGTTTCTGAAGTTGAGAACTTAATGGGCGGTGATGGTTCAGGTCGTGTTTCTCGTTAA
- a CDS encoding substrate-binding domain-containing protein, giving the protein MDELPERIRIKDIARLANVSVGTVDRVIHGRSGVSENSRKRVEEILKQLNYQPNMYASALASNKKYLFICLLPQHLEGEYWTAVEKGLNDAVADYSDFNLSMKLYYYDPYNYTSFISAGKEIMNEHPDGVLLSPTVIDVTRTFTDQLVELSIPYIFIDSNISDLHPLAFYGQNSEKSGYFAAKMLMLMAGKTEEIAIFRQIKEGIIGSNQQENREKGFRAYMNKYFPSCHIAELNLHPKSPNEDEQLLDAFFEEHASLTCGITFNSKVHIIGEYLQEKNIRDFNLIGYDLLERNVACLRNDYVSMLIAQQPEIQGYNGIKALCDQLIFKKEVNGVNYMPIDLLTAETVEFYLDFQK; this is encoded by the coding sequence ATGGACGAACTTCCTGAAAGAATACGTATAAAAGATATAGCACGACTTGCTAATGTATCGGTTGGTACTGTGGATCGAGTGATTCATGGTCGAAGCGGAGTATCTGAAAATAGTAGAAAACGAGTTGAAGAGATATTAAAGCAATTAAATTATCAGCCCAATATGTATGCCAGTGCTCTGGCTTCAAATAAGAAATATCTTTTTATTTGCTTATTACCCCAGCACCTTGAAGGAGAATACTGGACCGCAGTGGAGAAGGGATTGAATGATGCAGTTGCTGATTATTCTGATTTTAATCTTTCCATGAAGTTGTATTATTATGACCCTTACAATTACACATCTTTTATATCTGCAGGGAAAGAAATAATGAATGAACATCCAGATGGAGTTTTGCTCTCTCCTACTGTTATCGACGTTACCCGCACATTTACGGATCAACTTGTTGAACTCTCTATACCTTATATATTTATAGATTCAAATATTTCGGATTTACATCCTTTGGCATTTTATGGTCAGAACTCAGAAAAAAGTGGCTATTTTGCAGCGAAGATGTTAATGTTAATGGCTGGAAAGACAGAAGAGATTGCTATCTTCCGTCAGATTAAAGAAGGAATTATAGGATCTAATCAGCAAGAGAACAGAGAAAAAGGCTTTAGAGCCTACATGAATAAATATTTCCCTTCATGTCATATTGCTGAATTGAATCTTCATCCAAAATCTCCCAATGAAGATGAACAACTACTAGATGCTTTCTTTGAAGAGCATGCTTCATTAACATGTGGAATTACCTTTAACTCAAAGGTACATATTATAGGTGAATATTTACAGGAAAAGAATATCAGAGATTTCAATCTGATAGGATATGACTTACTGGAAAGAAATGTAGCATGTCTCAGAAATGATTATGTATCGATGCTGATTGCTCAGCAACCTGAGATTCAGGGATACAACGGGATAAAAGCATTGTGTGACCAGTTAATATTTAAAAAAGAGGTAAACGGCGTCAACTATATGCCGATAGATTTGTTAACTGCTGAGACCGTAGAGTTTTATCTTGATTTTCAAAAATAA
- a CDS encoding altronate dehydratase family protein, which yields METKYLKINPADNVAVAISNLSVGETISVNGLDIKLNEDIPAGHKFSLKDFAIDDHIIKYGYAIGHAICPIKQGDWVNEKKIKTNLSGVLEYTYNPAHETLDIANKDLTFKGYRRKNGDVGVRNEIWIIPTVGCVNGVVNQLAEELRRETEGKGVDAIVSFPHNYGCSQLGDDHENTRKILRDMVLHPNAGAVFVVGLGCENNQLPAFREFIGEYDTERVAFMETQKVGDEFEEGMAILRDLYAKVSKDVRVDVPLSELRVGLKCGGSDGFSGITANPLLGMFSDFLIAQGGTSVLTEVPEMFGAETILMNRCENKDLFEQTVHLINDFKDYFIRNEQPIYENPSPGNKAGGISTLEEKSLGCTQKCGKSVVKGVMKYGERIQTKGLNLLSAPGNDLVAATTLASSGCHIVLFTTGRGTPFGTYVPTMKISTNSNLAKNKPGWIDFNAGVILENELMEKTCERFIEYVIKVASGEQVNNEKKNYREIAIFKTGVTL from the coding sequence ATGGAAACAAAGTATTTAAAAATTAATCCTGCTGACAATGTAGCAGTTGCTATCTCTAATCTGTCGGTTGGTGAAACCATCTCTGTCAACGGATTGGATATAAAGTTAAATGAAGATATCCCTGCAGGACATAAATTTTCTCTGAAGGACTTTGCTATTGATGATCATATTATTAAATATGGTTATGCTATAGGTCATGCAATCTGTCCCATTAAGCAGGGAGACTGGGTTAATGAAAAAAAAATTAAGACCAATTTATCAGGAGTACTTGAATATACATACAATCCTGCTCACGAAACTCTGGATATTGCCAACAAGGATCTTACATTTAAAGGATACAGACGCAAGAATGGAGATGTAGGTGTCAGAAATGAGATTTGGATTATTCCTACTGTGGGATGTGTTAACGGCGTTGTAAACCAATTAGCAGAAGAGCTACGCCGTGAGACTGAAGGAAAAGGTGTTGATGCAATTGTATCATTCCCACACAATTATGGCTGTTCTCAGTTAGGTGATGACCATGAGAATACACGTAAAATCTTGCGCGATATGGTTCTTCATCCCAATGCAGGTGCAGTATTCGTTGTTGGTCTTGGATGTGAGAACAATCAGCTTCCTGCTTTCCGTGAATTTATTGGCGAATACGACACAGAACGTGTAGCTTTCATGGAAACTCAAAAGGTTGGCGATGAATTTGAGGAGGGAATGGCTATTCTTCGTGATCTTTATGCAAAAGTAAGCAAAGATGTACGTGTTGATGTTCCTCTTTCAGAACTTCGAGTGGGATTGAAATGTGGTGGTTCAGACGGATTCTCTGGGATTACAGCAAACCCATTGCTTGGTATGTTCTCCGACTTCCTGATTGCTCAGGGAGGAACTTCCGTGCTTACTGAGGTACCCGAAATGTTTGGAGCAGAAACTATTCTGATGAACCGTTGTGAGAATAAAGATCTCTTTGAGCAAACAGTTCATTTAATCAATGACTTCAAGGACTACTTTATTCGTAACGAACAACCTATTTATGAAAACCCTTCTCCAGGAAATAAAGCCGGTGGCATTTCCACATTGGAAGAGAAGTCTCTGGGATGTACACAGAAATGTGGCAAGAGCGTAGTCAAGGGTGTCATGAAGTATGGCGAACGCATTCAGACAAAAGGCCTTAATTTATTAAGCGCTCCCGGAAATGACTTGGTTGCAGCAACAACACTTGCATCATCAGGTTGTCATATTGTTCTTTTCACAACAGGACGCGGAACGCCGTTTGGTACTTATGTTCCAACAATGAAAATCTCAACGAACTCAAACCTGGCAAAGAACAAACCAGGATGGATTGATTTCAATGCCGGAGTTATTCTGGAAAATGAACTAATGGAAAAAACCTGCGAACGCTTTATAGAATACGTAATCAAAGTAGCAAGTGGTGAGCAGGTAAATAATGAAAAGAAAAACTATCGTGAGATTGCGATATTTAAGACAGGAGTAACATTATAG